A portion of the Bubalus kerabau isolate K-KA32 ecotype Philippines breed swamp buffalo chromosome 1, PCC_UOA_SB_1v2, whole genome shotgun sequence genome contains these proteins:
- the KRT82 gene encoding keratin, type II cuticular Hb2: MSCSSFQKGFRCGDRSFSSCSAVLPRVVTHYAVSQGPCRTGGSGSFRALGCLGSRSLCNVGFGLPRVASRCGLPGFGYRAGTTCGSSACIAPVTINESLLVPLELEVDPTVQRVKRDEKEQIKCLNNRFASFINKVRFLEQKNKLLETKWNFMQQQRCCSSNIEPLFEGYISTLRRQLDFLTGDRDRLESEFHCLHDTLEGYKKKYEEELSLRPNAENEFVALKKDVDTAFLINSDLEINAEALIHEINFLKTLYTEETNLLQSQISETSVTVKMDNSRELDTDGIIAQIKAQYDEIANRSKAEAEAWHQSRYEELQLTAGNHCDNLRDRKNEILEINKLIQRLQQDIENVKAQRCKLEAAVTQAEQQGEAALNDAKCKLAGLEEALQKAKQDMACLLKEYQEVMNSKLGLDIEIATYRRLLEGEEQRLCEGVGPVNISVSSSKGAILYEPCVVSTPVYCPGSASVLKSSGGCGIMGTREIYIPCEPQGLFVCGSRRGSGVKPGAGGSASCHKC, from the exons ATGTCGTGCAGCTCCTTCCAGAAGGGCTTCAGATGTGGCGACCGGAGCTTCAGCTCCTGCTCAGCTGTCCTCCCCCGGGTGGTCACTCACTATGCAGTGAGCCAGGGGCCATGCCGGACTGGGGGCAGTGGGAGCTTCCGTGCCCTGGGCTGCCTCGGCTCCCGGAGCCTGTGCAACGTGGGCTTCGGGCTGCCCCGGGTGGCCTCCAGGTGTGGCCTGCCTGGCTTTGGGTATCGAGCAGGCACCACTTGTGGGTCTTCAGCCTGTATCGCCCCTGTAACCATCAATGAGAGCCTGCTGGTCCCACTCGAGCTGGAGGTCGATCCGACTGTCCAGAGGGTGAAGAGGGACGAGAAGGAGCAGATCAAGTGCCTCAATAACCGCTTTGCATCCTTCATCAACAAG GTCCggttcctggaacagaaaaacaaGCTGCTGGAGACCAAGTGGAACTTCATGCAGCAGCAGAGGTGCTGCTCGAGCAACATCGAGCCCCTTTTCGAGGGCTACATCTCCACCCTTCGGAGGCAGCTGGACTTCTTGACCGGGGACCGAGACCGGCTGGAGTCAGAGTTCCACTGCCTCCATGACACGCTGGAGGGCTACAAGAAAAA ATATGAAGAGGAGCTCTCCCTGCGGCCCAATGCTGAGAATGAGTTTGTTGCCTTGAAGAAG GATGTGGACACAGCCTTCCTGATAAATTCTGACCTGGAGATCAATGCAGAAGCTCTGATCCACGAGATCAACTTCCTGAAAACTCTGTATACTGAG gagacGAACCTGCTCCAGTCTCAGATCTCAGAGACCTCAGTCACTGTGAAGATGGACAATAGCCGGGAGCTGGACACTGATGGCATCATTGCCCAGATCAAGGCCCAGTACGACGAAATTGCCAACCGCAGCAAAGCCGAAGCAGAGGCCTGGCACCAGAGCCGA TATGAAGAGCTTCAGTTGACGGCCGGGAATCACTGTGACAACCTCCGCGACCGCAAGAATGAGATCCTGGAAATAAACAAGTTGATCCAGCGGCTGCAGCAAGACATTGAGAATGTCAAAGCCCAG CGCTGCAAGCTGGAGGCTGCAGTGACCCAGGCGGAGCAGCAGGGCGAGGCAGCCCTCAATGATGCCAAGTGCAAGCTGGCCGGGCTGGAGGAGGCCCTGCAGAAGGCCAAGCAGGACATGGCCTGCCTGCTCAAGGAGTACCAGGAGGTGATGAACTCCAAGCTGGGCCTGGACATCGAGATCGCCACCTACAGGCGCCTGCTGGAGGGCGAGGAGCAGAG GCTATGTGAAGGTGTTGGACCCGTGAATATCT CTGTGAGCAGCTCCAAAGGTGCCATCCTCTACGAGCCATGTGTGGTCAGCACACCTGTGTACTGTCCAGGGAGCGCCAGTGTCCTCAAGAGCAGTGGGGGCTGCGGCATCATGGGCACTCGTGAAATCTACATCCCCTGTGAGCCCCAGGGGCTGTTCGTCTGTGGGAGCAGGCGGGGCTCCGGTGTGAAGCCCGGGGCTGGGGGCAGCGCCTCCTGCCACAAGTGTTAG